A window of Limosilactobacillus sp. WILCCON 0051 genomic DNA:
GTCAAACTACGACACGGTCATTGCCATCAAGATTCCACACAACCACGCAATGATGCACCTTGACACTGTCTTTACGATGATCGACTACGACAAGTTTACTGTTCACCCAGCAATCTTGGACGAAAACGGTCATGTTGACAACTGGGTACTGCACCCAGGCAAAGACGGCGAAATCACGATGGAACACCACACGGACATCAAGGAAGTGCTTAAGAAGGCCCTGAACAAGGACGACATTGACTTGATCCCAACTGGTAACGGTGACCCAATCATCGCTGCCCGTGAACAATGGAATGACGGCTCTAACACGCTGGCTATCGCACCTGGTGAAGTTGTTACCTACAACCGTAACTACGTATCCAACGATCTGCTGCGCAAGCACGGCATTTTGGTTCACGAGGTTCGTTCAAGCGAATTGTCTCGGGGTCGTGGTGGTCCACGTTGCATGTCCTGCCCAATCGTTCGTGAAGACCTCTAAAAGCAGGCATGCGGCTTGACCGCATTAAAACAGGCGCCGATCAATGAGATTTGGTGCAGATTAAAAGCGAAAGTTGGATCATCGCGATATGAATTCGCAACGGTACGACTTTCGCTTTTTTCGATTAAGAATTAAAATAATATTAGACAATTCTCAATCATTTATTTTTTTAAGGTGTGTAAGGGTTCAGAGGTGGGCGATTGAGTAGGAGTCGAAGTATTTTTAAGTCATTTAAGCGGCTTTAGGTTTGATTAGTTTAATGATGAGTGTTCTAGTCGATCTACGAATAGAAACGAGGGGATATTTATGGATACTCAAAAGAAAGGTATCGGTAAGGGCGAACTGATTGCCCTGATCGTTAGTTCATGTATCGGTACCGGTATTTTCGGGATTACCAGTGACGTTGCGGCTGCAGCTGCTCCAGGTCCAGCCCTTTTGGCTTGGCTGTTCGTTGCCTTTGGTTTCCTGATGCTGGTGCTTTCTTTAAACAACCTGTCCAACAAGCGGCCTGACCTGCAAGGTGGGATCTTTGCCTATGCTGGGGAAGGTTTCGGTCCGCTGGGTGAATTTATTTCTGGCTGGTCCTACTGGCTGTCAGCCTGGCTGGGCAACATTGCCTTTGCTACGATGCTGATGAGTTCAATTGGGACTTTCATTCCAACTTTTAAAGGCGGTCAAAACGTTCCATCAATTATTGTTGCAATTATTTTCTGCTGGCTGTTAACGATTCTGGTTAACAATGGTGTTGAAAGTGCCACCTTTGTCAACATGATTGGGACGATCTGCAAGATTGTACCGCTGATCATCTTCATCATCATCATGTTTGTCTGCTTCAAGGGCGGCATGTTTACGGCTGACTTCTGGGGCAAGGTCGCAAGCAACGCCACTAAAGGCACGACGACGGGTTCGGTCTGGGCTCAAATGAAGGGTACGCTGATGACTCTGATCTGGGTATTTATCGGGATCGAAGGGGCATCAGTCATGGCTCACCGTGCTAAGTCGCGTTCTGAAGCCGAACAAGCTTCGGTTATCAGTTTCATTCTGCTGGTAATCATCTACGTTCTGATTTCAATCCTGCCATACGGTGCGCTGACGCGGGCTCAACTGGCTGGCATGGGTCAGCCTGCTTTGGGCCACGTTCTGGAAATGACGGTTGGCCACTGGGGCGCGGTATTGATCAACGTTGGTCTGATCATCTCAACGATCGTTTCCTGGCTGTCTTGGACGATGCTGCCAGCTGAAACGACGATGCTGGTTGCCGATGACAAGGCAATGCCAAAAGCATGGGGCAAGGTTAACTCCAAGAACGCGCCAACGACTTCCTTGATGATCACGGCCGTTTTGCAGACGATCTTCCTGTTCTCGCTGCTGTTTACGGAAAAGGCTTATGAATTTGCCTACTCGCTCTGTGCTGCCGCAATTTTGTTCTCCTACCTGTTCGTTGGCCTCTACCAGATGAAGTTGAGTTCCGAACGTAAGGAATGGGGTCAATACACGGTCGGTCTGCTTTCTGCATTGTTCATGTTTGCCTGCATGTTCCTGGCTGGTTGGCAAGAAGTTCTGCTGGTTACGATCAGCTTTATTCCAGGCTTCTGTGTCTACTACGCTGGCTGCAAGGAATACAACCACAAATTCTCCAAGGCTGAACTGTGGACGATGGGCCTGATTCTGGTATTGAGCGTTGTTGCCATCGTATTGGTATGCAATGGTACGATTACCATTAGCTAGCAATTTCTGACGGATGGTCGTCATTGAATGAATCAAGACTATTTAAAAGCTTAAAGACGAATTTAAATCGTGTTGGGATTTTTCCAACACGATTTTTTTATATAAAGGATTGCGCTGACGTACAAAATTAGGTAAGATAGTCACTGTTATTAAATCGTAATTATTACTATTTATTTTTGTGAGGTGAAAAGATGGATCGACGCTTTTGGAAAATCGTGGCTGGCTTGAGCTTGGCATTGGCGGTGATTTTTGGCCTGGCAGCTACCGACTGGCATCCGCAGCAAAAATCACAGCGGCCGATTAAAGTCGTTGCCAGTCTGAATTTTTATGGCGAAGCTGCTCAGGCCGTCGCGGGAAAATATGGCCAAACTGTTTCCGTAATCGATAATGCGGCAGTTGACCCGCATGAGTATCAGCCAGCGACCGTTCAAGCCGAGCAGGTTGCCAAAGCGAATGTTGTGATTTTAAATGGTCTGGGCTATGATCAGTGGATGAATGATCTGGTTAAGGCTAATCAAAATGGATCACAAACGGTCGTTAACGTCGGCAGACAGATCGCCGGCCAAAAGAATGGTGCCAACGAGCATGTCTGGTACCGCCCGCAGACGATGAAAAAACTGGCGTACTATTTGGCAAAAAAATATGCCAAGCTTGATCCTGAGCATAAACAATACTATTATCGCAATGCCAAAAAATATGTCAGTTCATTGACAGTAATTGATCAGCAGATTGAAAAATGCCGTCAGCTCGCTCAAAAACAAAAAGTTGACGTCAGCGAGCCGGTTTTTGATTATGCCTTAGCGAATCTAGGCTATCAGATCAATGACCGTCATTTTGAAAAAGCAATTGAAGATGGCAACGATCCATCGCCAAAGGATATTCAGCAGCTGCAGCAGGATATTCAAGAGCACCGGATCGCATTCTTTGTTAATAACAAGCAGTCGCAGAGCAAGACGATCGACAATCTGGTCGCACTGGCTAAAGAAAATCACGTTCCGGTCCTTAACGTTACCGAATCCCAGCCTAATGGCAAAACTTATCGGCAATGGATGCTGGAGCAGTATCGGCAGCTCTATCGAATCCTACAGCGAGGTGAATGATCATTTCTCTTATTACAGTTAAAAACCTGACCTTAGCCTATGGTGATAAGAATATCGTTGACGACTTAAGCTTTTCTTTGGCGCCTGGCGATTTTCTGGTCGTGATTGGTGATAACGGCGTCGGCAAGACCACGCTGGTAAGATCGCTTTTGGGACAGCTCAAACCCAAAAAAGGCGTGATTGAGATGCCTGACAAGCTGAAGATCGGCTATGTTCCACAGTTTCGCAATCTGGATGAAGAATATCCCTTATCGATTAAAGACTTTGTCGCTTTAAATGCCGGCAAGAGCCTGCGCCCATGGCTGAATCAAAAAGAGCGCCAGCAGCTGCACCATATTTTAGAACTGACGGATCTGACACGCATCCAGGATCGTTTGCTGGGGCAGGCTTCGGGTGGTGAAAAGCAGCGCGCCTACCTGGCACAGGCACTGTTGGGCAATCCGCGGCTTTTGATCTTGGATGAGTCAACAGCCAGTCTCGACAATGAAATGAAATATGAGCTTTTGGACCTGGTAGCCAAGCTGCAAAAGCAGGGACTCAGCGTCATCTTTATTACGCATGACTGGGATCTGGCCCGCAGTTACGGCACGCGCTATCTAAAGATGATGCCGGGCAGCTATCAGACCGGATCAATTGAAGAATTCCGACAGGGGGTTAAAAATGTTTGAGTTGAGCTTTATGCGCAATGCGTTTATGGCTGGCACGTTTATTGCCATCGTCAGCGGTACGATTGGCGTTTTCGTGATGGCACGCAGCATGTCTTTTTTGACGCACACACTGTCAGAAATCGGGTTTGCTGGGGCTTCATTTGCGGTTTTTGCAGGGTGGCCGGCATTAAACGGGATGCTTTTGTTCACCATGCTGAGTTCGGTCTTAGTGGGGCAGATGAGCATTAAGGAATCTCGCCGTGAAGCTGTTATCAGCGCGGTCTCAGCTCTTTTTATCGGCTTAGGGATCTTGTTTCTGTCGCTTTCCAGTCAAACGGCCAGCTCAGCCACCAGCATCCTGTTTGGCAGCGTAGTTGGAATCAGCAGGCAAGAGGTCTGGCAGCTGGTGGGCCTGTCGCTTTTGGTGATGGTGATCGTGATGATTGGCTACCGCCAGCTGAAGTTTGATTCGTTTGATGCAGTCGGCGCGCGTGTTAATGGCATCAACAGCACGCTGATCTCGGTCGTCTTTTTGCTTTTGCTGGCATTAAGCGTCAGTGTGGCGGCTCAGATCGTTGGTTCGCTGCTGATCTTTATTCTGCTGACGCTGCCGGCTGCCAGTGCCAAGTATTTTACGCATGGCGTGGCCAAGATGATCGTTTTGGCAATCCTATTTGCCATGCTGGGAACCTGGCTGGGATTGTATCTGGGATATTTGACCAACTGGCCGGTGAGTTTCTTTATTGCGGTGATTGAAGTCGTGATCTATGTGACTGCCTTGATTTTTCAGCATTTGGTCAATGATTAGCAGAAAGTGTTAAAATAAAACACGGCTCAAACTTTGGGCGGTGTTTTTTATTTTCAGTCGCATCAGTCATCCGCTGGCAATCTAAGTCCGGAATTTCTCTTTTTTGCTTGATTAAATCGGTTAATCCTTTTAGGTGGCGCTGTCATCATGATTGTTTGCCGAAATAGCTCTTAAGATTATGAATAAAATTGCGGTAAAAGACGAACTATTATGTTATGATTTGAAGGTATCAATAATTATTAGCTCAAGTAAAAGAGGGAAATCACATGAAAGTCAGACGCAGTAATCGCTTGGTTGATATGACGCGCTATTTGATGGAACATCCACGGACGCTGGTTTCATTGAAGTTTTTTGGCGAACGTTACGGCTCGGCCAAGTCATCAATCAGTGAGGATCTAAGCATCATTCGGCGGACGCTGCACACTTGGGGCGTCGGTCGCCTGGAAACCCTGCCTGGTGCCAGTGGCGGGGCCCGCTTGACGCTGCTCTACTCTGAAGAAAATGCTGCGCAGGTCATTGATGATCTGGTCAAGGCGGTTGACGATGACAGTCGGCTCTTACCAGGTGGCTATGTCTATCTATCGGATCTTTTGGGACGGCCAGACGTGCTTCGCGAAGTCGGTCGTTTGATTGCGACTCAATATGTTGACGATGACGTTGACGTGGTAATGACGGTCGAGACGAAAGGAATTCCGATTGCTCAAAGCGTAGCGATGTATCTGAACAAGCCATTCGTAATCGTGCGCAACAGCTCTCACATTACGGAAGGCTCAACGGTCAGCGTCAACTACGTCTCGGGTTCGTCACAGCGGATCAAAAAAATGGAGCTTTCACGGCGGACGCTTAAAGAAGGTGCCAACGTAATCGTCGTGGATGACTTTATGAAGGGTGGCGGTACGCTGAATGGGATGAAGTCGCTGATTGAAGAATTCGGTGCTCATCTGGTCGGCATGACGGTCTTTGCAGAAGGTCAATTCAGTGGCCAGCGCTTGGTTGACGGCTGCACTTCATTGATCAAGGTTCAGGCCGTTGACGATACGACCAATAAAAAAATCACTGCTCAGCCAGGCAGCTATATGGAAGCCGTATTTGGCAATAAAAAGGAGAAATAAATAAAAATGACGCAACGCAATGCAATTATTCTCGCGGCCGGCAAAGGTACGCGGATGAAGTCCAAGCTTTATAAAGTGTTGCACCAAGTGTGTGGCAAAACGATGGTTGAACATGTCTTAGGTCAGCTGGAAGAAACTAAGATCGACAACATCGTGACGGTAGTTGGCTATGGTGCCGAAACCGTTGAGCAGACGCTGGGCAATCGGACCAAATATGCTTTGCAAAAACAGCAGCTGGGGACTGGTCATGCGGTTATGCAGACTGAATCGCTGCTGGGTGATCAAGAAGGCGAGACGCTGATCGTCAGTGGGGATACGCCTTTATTTACTGCCGCAACCTTCAACAAGATGTTTGAATACCATGAGCAGCGTCATGCAGCAGTTACCATTCTGACTTCAGTGGCGCCTGATCCGACTGGCTATGGCCGCATCGTTCGCAATGACGTGGGTATCGTTGAGCGGATCGTTGAACAAAAAGATGCCACGCATGAAGAACAGGAAATTCATGAAATCAATACCGGTGTCTACTGCTTTGACAATCAAAAGCTGTTCCAGGCCCTTAAGCTGATCAATAATGACAATGCCCAAGGCGAGTACTACTTGACGGATGTCATCGGTATTTTAAAGAATCATGGCGAAATCGTCACGGCTTATCGAATGGCTGACTTTGACGAATCAATGGGGGTCAATGATCGCGTTGCCTTGGCACGGGCCAACAAGATCATGCGTAAGCGGATCAACACTCAATTAATGAAAGACGGTGTCACCATGGTTGATCCAGAAACCACTTATATCGATGCCGATGTTAAAGTGGGCCGCGATACGGTAATTGAAGGCAACGTTGTGATCAAGGGCAATACCACGATTGGCAGCGACTGCTTTATCGGCGCTCACTCGGTTATCAAGGATTCAGTTCTGCATGATGACGTCAAGGTCTATGCCTCAACGCTGGAAGAAGCTGAAATGCACACCGGATCAGACGTTGGTCCCAACAGTCATCTGCGTCCTCAGGCTGAGATCGGCAAGGGCGTTCATATCGGCAACTTCTGTGAGATCAAGAAAGCCTATATTGGTGAAAACACCAAGATTGGTCATTTGAGCTATGTTGGCGATGCTACCCTGGGTAAGAACATCAACATCGGCTGTGGCGTGGTCTTTGTCAACTATGATGGCTCCAAGAAGCATCACACCAACGTTGGCGATCATGCCTTCATCGGCAGCAACTCTAATATCGTGGCCCCTGTCAATATTGCCGAAGACTCGTTTGTTGCGGCTGGGTCTACGATTACGGACAGCACGGAGCGTTTTGATATGGCAATTGCTCGGTCACGGCAGGTCAATAAACCGGATTATGCTAAGAAGCTTCCCTGGTAACAGTTGCTTTTTGGACTTTAAATCAATATGATTAGAGTGATAGAAAAAGTATGCAGATTTCGGAGGACCCCATGAAAGAACGTTATGCTGACCCTAAATTAAAAATCTTTGCCTTAAATTCCAACCGCCCACTGGCCCAAAAAATTGCCGATGAGGTAGGCGTGGAATTGGGTAAGCTTTCGGTTGACCGCTTTAGTGATGGCGAAATTCAAATCAATATCGAAGAAAGCGTCCGTGGCGATAATGTTTATGTTATTCAATCCACTTCAGCTCCTGTAAACGATAACCTGATGGAACTGATGATCATGATCGA
This region includes:
- a CDS encoding basic amino acid/polyamine antiporter produces the protein MDTQKKGIGKGELIALIVSSCIGTGIFGITSDVAAAAAPGPALLAWLFVAFGFLMLVLSLNNLSNKRPDLQGGIFAYAGEGFGPLGEFISGWSYWLSAWLGNIAFATMLMSSIGTFIPTFKGGQNVPSIIVAIIFCWLLTILVNNGVESATFVNMIGTICKIVPLIIFIIIMFVCFKGGMFTADFWGKVASNATKGTTTGSVWAQMKGTLMTLIWVFIGIEGASVMAHRAKSRSEAEQASVISFILLVIIYVLISILPYGALTRAQLAGMGQPALGHVLEMTVGHWGAVLINVGLIISTIVSWLSWTMLPAETTMLVADDKAMPKAWGKVNSKNAPTTSLMITAVLQTIFLFSLLFTEKAYEFAYSLCAAAILFSYLFVGLYQMKLSSERKEWGQYTVGLLSALFMFACMFLAGWQEVLLVTISFIPGFCVYYAGCKEYNHKFSKAELWTMGLILVLSVVAIVLVCNGTITIS
- a CDS encoding metal ABC transporter solute-binding protein, Zn/Mn family, with product MDRRFWKIVAGLSLALAVIFGLAATDWHPQQKSQRPIKVVASLNFYGEAAQAVAGKYGQTVSVIDNAAVDPHEYQPATVQAEQVAKANVVILNGLGYDQWMNDLVKANQNGSQTVVNVGRQIAGQKNGANEHVWYRPQTMKKLAYYLAKKYAKLDPEHKQYYYRNAKKYVSSLTVIDQQIEKCRQLAQKQKVDVSEPVFDYALANLGYQINDRHFEKAIEDGNDPSPKDIQQLQQDIQEHRIAFFVNNKQSQSKTIDNLVALAKENHVPVLNVTESQPNGKTYRQWMLEQYRQLYRILQRGE
- a CDS encoding metal ABC transporter ATP-binding protein produces the protein MIISLITVKNLTLAYGDKNIVDDLSFSLAPGDFLVVIGDNGVGKTTLVRSLLGQLKPKKGVIEMPDKLKIGYVPQFRNLDEEYPLSIKDFVALNAGKSLRPWLNQKERQQLHHILELTDLTRIQDRLLGQASGGEKQRAYLAQALLGNPRLLILDESTASLDNEMKYELLDLVAKLQKQGLSVIFITHDWDLARSYGTRYLKMMPGSYQTGSIEEFRQGVKNV
- a CDS encoding metal ABC transporter permease; this encodes MFELSFMRNAFMAGTFIAIVSGTIGVFVMARSMSFLTHTLSEIGFAGASFAVFAGWPALNGMLLFTMLSSVLVGQMSIKESRREAVISAVSALFIGLGILFLSLSSQTASSATSILFGSVVGISRQEVWQLVGLSLLVMVIVMIGYRQLKFDSFDAVGARVNGINSTLISVVFLLLLALSVSVAAQIVGSLLIFILLTLPAASAKYFTHGVAKMIVLAILFAMLGTWLGLYLGYLTNWPVSFFIAVIEVVIYVTALIFQHLVND
- the purR gene encoding pur operon repressor; protein product: MKVRRSNRLVDMTRYLMEHPRTLVSLKFFGERYGSAKSSISEDLSIIRRTLHTWGVGRLETLPGASGGARLTLLYSEENAAQVIDDLVKAVDDDSRLLPGGYVYLSDLLGRPDVLREVGRLIATQYVDDDVDVVMTVETKGIPIAQSVAMYLNKPFVIVRNSSHITEGSTVSVNYVSGSSQRIKKMELSRRTLKEGANVIVVDDFMKGGGTLNGMKSLIEEFGAHLVGMTVFAEGQFSGQRLVDGCTSLIKVQAVDDTTNKKITAQPGSYMEAVFGNKKEK
- the glmU gene encoding bifunctional UDP-N-acetylglucosamine diphosphorylase/glucosamine-1-phosphate N-acetyltransferase GlmU, which produces MTQRNAIILAAGKGTRMKSKLYKVLHQVCGKTMVEHVLGQLEETKIDNIVTVVGYGAETVEQTLGNRTKYALQKQQLGTGHAVMQTESLLGDQEGETLIVSGDTPLFTAATFNKMFEYHEQRHAAVTILTSVAPDPTGYGRIVRNDVGIVERIVEQKDATHEEQEIHEINTGVYCFDNQKLFQALKLINNDNAQGEYYLTDVIGILKNHGEIVTAYRMADFDESMGVNDRVALARANKIMRKRINTQLMKDGVTMVDPETTYIDADVKVGRDTVIEGNVVIKGNTTIGSDCFIGAHSVIKDSVLHDDVKVYASTLEEAEMHTGSDVGPNSHLRPQAEIGKGVHIGNFCEIKKAYIGENTKIGHLSYVGDATLGKNINIGCGVVFVNYDGSKKHHTNVGDHAFIGSNSNIVAPVNIAEDSFVAAGSTITDSTERFDMAIARSRQVNKPDYAKKLPW